From the Leptospira biflexa serovar Patoc strain 'Patoc 1 (Paris)' genome, one window contains:
- the infB gene encoding translation initiation factor IF-2 encodes MEEQKSIKETLQQGASGDKTKKKLVIKKKAAPSDEKKESSPGAQGQTTATEAKQSSPASSDKKKDLNELIREEAKRQGLGSGPQAPSQASPIVSRPDRKPEPLPQPDREKAPMDRKPESILSGDTSSPNFRSGGGQGGGNQGYFRKEDRNPIVSRPTTPRPPRPEGQTGGGYQGNRGPGQGGGYQGNRGPGQGGPGGYQGNRGPGQGGPGGYQGNRGPGQGGPGGYQGNRGPGQGGPGGYQGNRGPGQGGPGGYQGNRGARPIGQGGPGSGRPPGDAPFGAPGGLPGAGGPGGAKKRVFDKEKGGREENENTKFFKQSFRKQKAQAAALAAVPKEISILENIQVGEIAKKLNLKPGEVISKLMKMGMMVTINNVIDAETASILADDYGCKVKIVSLYDETVIEEEKDAPEDYITRPPVVTIMGHVDHGKTKLLDTIRSSRVAEGESGGITQHIGAYQVETERGKIAFLDTPGHEAFTSMRARGASVTDIVVLVVAADDGVMPQTIEAINHAKEAEVPIIVAVNKIDLPAANPEKVRQELSNYGLQPEEWGGTTIFCDISAKSNIGIDKLLEMLIIQAELLDHKANPKRKAKGTIVEAKLDPGRGAVATVLIQNGTLRVGDAFVAGVHAGRVRAMYDDLGRSIKEAGPSFPALVTGLDGVPDAGAPFDVVIDDKEARTISHSRQEYERLGQSKNAATRVTLDNMSEIIKQGALKELKVIIKADVRGSTEAVKEALEKLSTADVRLNVIHAGTGAIVDSDIILASASNAIVIGFHTRANPKTVSLAEKEKVEIKYYSIIYDVVNEVKASMEGMLEPEKVENIIGKVEIRDVFKISKVGNIAGCMVKSGKVTKQAHVRVISSETGEITWEGKIKNLKRMKDDVADVLTGFECGILLDGFNDFSVGDEIEAYEIREIARKL; translated from the coding sequence CGCAGGCTCCTTCCCAAGCATCTCCAATTGTTTCTCGACCAGATCGAAAACCGGAGCCTCTTCCACAACCAGATCGGGAGAAAGCTCCCATGGACCGCAAACCGGAATCCATCCTTTCTGGTGACACATCTTCTCCGAACTTCCGTTCGGGTGGTGGACAAGGTGGTGGAAACCAAGGTTATTTTAGAAAAGAAGACCGAAATCCAATTGTCAGTCGTCCCACAACCCCACGGCCTCCAAGACCTGAGGGCCAAACTGGTGGTGGATACCAAGGGAACCGTGGACCAGGACAAGGCGGTGGATACCAAGGGAATCGTGGACCAGGACAAGGTGGCCCGGGTGGATACCAAGGGAATCGTGGACCAGGACAAGGTGGCCCGGGTGGATACCAGGGGAATCGTGGACCAGGACAAGGTGGCCCGGGTGGATACCAAGGGAATCGTGGACCAGGACAAGGTGGCCCGGGTGGATACCAGGGAAATCGTGGACCAGGACAAGGTGGTCCCGGTGGATACCAAGGAAACCGTGGTGCAAGACCAATTGGCCAAGGTGGGCCAGGAAGCGGAAGACCTCCAGGGGATGCTCCGTTTGGTGCACCCGGTGGACTCCCAGGTGCTGGTGGCCCAGGTGGCGCCAAAAAGAGAGTCTTTGATAAAGAAAAAGGTGGAAGGGAAGAAAACGAAAATACTAAGTTTTTCAAACAATCCTTTCGCAAACAAAAGGCACAGGCGGCTGCTCTAGCCGCTGTTCCAAAAGAAATCTCAATTTTAGAAAACATCCAAGTGGGTGAGATTGCCAAAAAACTAAACCTAAAACCAGGGGAAGTGATTAGCAAACTCATGAAAATGGGGATGATGGTAACCATCAATAATGTGATCGATGCCGAAACGGCTTCCATCCTTGCGGATGATTACGGTTGTAAGGTGAAAATTGTTTCTTTGTATGATGAAACCGTCATTGAAGAAGAAAAAGATGCACCAGAAGATTACATCACTCGTCCTCCAGTGGTGACCATTATGGGTCACGTTGACCATGGTAAAACCAAACTCCTTGATACCATTCGTTCTTCACGAGTGGCTGAAGGGGAATCTGGTGGAATCACTCAACATATTGGTGCCTACCAAGTAGAAACGGAACGTGGAAAAATCGCCTTCCTCGATACACCTGGTCACGAAGCGTTTACTTCCATGAGAGCACGTGGTGCCTCAGTAACCGACATCGTTGTGTTAGTTGTGGCTGCTGATGATGGGGTCATGCCTCAAACCATTGAAGCCATCAACCATGCCAAAGAAGCAGAAGTTCCGATCATCGTTGCGGTAAACAAAATTGATTTACCAGCTGCAAACCCAGAAAAGGTGAGACAAGAACTTTCTAACTACGGTTTACAACCAGAAGAATGGGGTGGAACTACCATCTTCTGTGACATATCCGCAAAAAGTAATATTGGAATTGATAAACTCCTTGAGATGCTCATCATCCAAGCGGAACTCCTCGATCACAAAGCCAATCCGAAACGAAAGGCAAAAGGAACCATTGTCGAAGCAAAACTCGATCCAGGTCGTGGTGCTGTGGCAACCGTTCTCATCCAAAACGGAACACTCCGTGTGGGTGATGCCTTTGTTGCGGGAGTGCATGCGGGTCGTGTTCGTGCGATGTATGATGATCTTGGTCGTTCCATCAAAGAAGCGGGTCCATCTTTTCCTGCTCTTGTGACGGGCCTTGATGGAGTTCCTGATGCAGGGGCTCCGTTTGATGTGGTCATTGATGACAAAGAAGCACGTACCATTTCTCATAGCCGTCAAGAATACGAACGACTTGGCCAATCGAAAAATGCGGCCACTCGTGTGACACTCGACAATATGAGTGAGATCATCAAACAAGGTGCCCTCAAAGAACTCAAAGTCATCATCAAAGCGGACGTTCGCGGATCTACAGAAGCGGTCAAAGAAGCATTGGAAAAACTCTCCACTGCTGATGTTCGATTGAATGTGATCCATGCGGGAACGGGAGCCATTGTGGATTCTGATATCATCTTGGCATCAGCATCGAACGCGATTGTGATTGGATTCCATACACGGGCAAATCCAAAAACGGTGTCCCTTGCAGAGAAAGAAAAAGTAGAAATCAAATACTACAGCATCATTTATGATGTGGTCAACGAAGTGAAAGCATCCATGGAAGGAATGCTCGAACCAGAAAAAGTGGAAAACATCATCGGTAAAGTTGAGATTCGTGATGTATTCAAAATTTCCAAAGTGGGTAACATCGCAGGTTGTATGGTGAAATCCGGTAAGGTCACCAAACAAGCGCACGTTCGTGTCATTTCGAGCGAAACAGGTGAGATCACTTGGGAAGGGAAAATCAAAAACCTCAAACGTATGAAAGACGATGTGGCTGATGTTCTCACTGGTTTTGAGTGTGGAATCTTACTCGATGGATTCAATGACTTCTCTGTGGGTGATGAGATCGAAGCATACGAGATTCGCGAGATTGCTCGTAAACTATAA
- the rbfA gene encoding 30S ribosome-binding factor RbfA, protein MNPIRMKKLESEIIRQISTAILEGKVKDPRVFLPSFHRIEISEDLKYAKVYFTALCNNNERKKLTQGLVSCAGFLSSFVGKNLRLHTNPKFTFVWDNSYIKSLEVNRLIDDSAPKTLFEELHPNPEEDDGDTDAETLLEDSESGIERET, encoded by the coding sequence ATGAATCCCATTCGAATGAAAAAACTCGAATCGGAGATCATTCGCCAAATCTCCACTGCGATTTTAGAAGGAAAGGTAAAAGACCCTCGGGTCTTTTTGCCTAGTTTCCACCGCATCGAAATTAGCGAAGACTTGAAGTATGCGAAGGTATACTTCACGGCTCTTTGTAATAATAATGAGAGAAAAAAACTCACACAAGGGCTTGTTTCTTGTGCGGGGTTTTTATCTTCATTTGTTGGAAAAAACCTACGCTTGCATACCAATCCGAAATTTACCTTTGTCTGGGACAACAGCTACATCAAAAGTTTAGAAGTGAATCGCCTCATCGATGATTCCGCTCCCAAAACTTTATTTGAAGAGCTCCACCCAAATCCTGAAGAGGATGACGGGGACACAGATGCAGAAACTTTGTTAGAAGATTCTGAAAGTGGAATCGAAAGAGAAACGTAA
- the truB gene encoding tRNA pseudouridine(55) synthase TruB: MSKSDQSGFLFVYKPPGITSSDLVLKTKRLLGQKSVGHTGTLDRFAEGLLVLPCGDYTTFSQVFLGKDKTYLAEVVVGLRTDSGDPDGVVEIETRESSRVEFVSRFPTERLETELKSLTEQKTQKAPKISALKVGGKRQSDLFREGTFVEEKERNITIHSVVDIQRTETGFSFRIHVSSGTYIRKIILDLSDKWGIPLSLGRLVRESIGEYGLDGVKPLEEITKADLRTWKEVFPLPVRIVDEAERKAVVHGGYIWDKLPKADSLGFYILDSDETTILAWCSYEEKPAHIPYRYRKVFFDPSAKIMFSK, from the coding sequence ATGTCTAAATCCGATCAGTCTGGATTCTTATTTGTATACAAACCCCCTGGCATCACTAGTTCTGATTTGGTTTTAAAAACCAAACGCCTGCTTGGTCAAAAATCAGTTGGCCACACCGGAACCTTGGACCGATTTGCGGAGGGCCTTCTCGTTTTACCGTGTGGGGACTACACAACCTTTTCCCAAGTGTTTCTTGGAAAAGACAAAACCTATTTAGCAGAAGTGGTTGTGGGACTACGCACCGATTCTGGTGATCCTGATGGTGTGGTGGAAATTGAGACGAGAGAAAGTTCGCGAGTCGAATTTGTTTCAAGGTTTCCCACGGAAAGACTGGAGACGGAACTGAAATCTCTCACAGAACAAAAAACCCAAAAAGCACCCAAAATTTCGGCTCTGAAAGTAGGGGGCAAACGACAGTCTGATCTTTTCCGAGAAGGGACATTCGTGGAAGAGAAGGAACGAAACATCACCATCCATTCGGTGGTAGACATCCAAAGGACGGAGACTGGATTTTCCTTTCGCATCCATGTGAGTTCAGGGACCTACATCCGTAAGATCATCCTTGATCTTTCCGACAAATGGGGGATCCCCCTTTCATTGGGGAGGCTTGTGCGGGAATCCATTGGAGAATACGGATTGGACGGAGTGAAACCCCTAGAAGAGATCACCAAAGCCGACCTTCGTACCTGGAAAGAAGTGTTCCCCTTACCTGTCCGGATCGTGGACGAAGCGGAAAGAAAAGCAGTGGTCCACGGGGGATACATCTGGGACAAACTCCCGAAGGCAGATTCCCTTGGGTTTTACATTCTCGATTCGGATGAAACCACCATCCTTGCCTGGTGTTCGTATGAAGAGAAACCGGCCCACATTCCTTACCGTTACCGAAAAGTATTTTTTGACCCTTCTGCAAAAATTATGTTTTCTAAATGA
- the rpsO gene encoding 30S ribosomal protein S15, whose amino-acid sequence MITKEQKQQIIATFGSKPNDTGSAEVQIALLDSRIKDLTEHFKANKKDFHSRRGLIAMVNQRKSLLEYLKRSNLESYKKLIEKLGLRK is encoded by the coding sequence ATGATCACAAAAGAACAAAAACAGCAGATCATTGCTACATTCGGTAGCAAACCAAACGACACAGGTTCTGCAGAAGTACAAATCGCTCTTCTCGACTCTCGTATTAAAGACCTTACTGAACACTTCAAAGCGAACAAGAAGGACTTTCACTCTCGCCGCGGTCTAATCGCAATGGTGAACCAGAGAAAGAGTTTGTTGGAATACCTAAAACGTTCCAATTTAGAAAGTTATAAAAAGCTGATTGAAAAACTCGGCCTTAGGAAATAA
- the pnp gene encoding polyribonucleotide nucleotidyltransferase: MATEFTGVWGRDSITLETGKWAKQAHGSVVYKTGNLVLLATVCAAEEPKEGQDFFPLTCEYTEKAYSVGRFPGGYFKREAKPAEHEVLLSRILDRPIRPMFPEGYFSEVQLLVQVLSADKQVSVQGHAINAASAALSVSSIPFAGPIAGARIGRIGGEFILNPTNEEITKSDLDLVVAGTKDAIVMIEGEASEISKEDMMAALRFAQEQLKFAVAMQEELAKKHGTVKKEVVLKAPDKDLHAKIREFAFDRLTLANKNADKAKRNDDIKAINKETVEHFKTLLAPEDKTKDIKHFLHELEYEVVRELVLGEGIRFDGRKTDEIRQISCEIDVLPGPHGSAVFTRGQTQSLGVMTLGTTSDNQRYETLEGSKEKNFMLHYNFPAFSVGEVRRNSGPGRREIGHGNLAERAIKKVLPTQTEFPYVIRLVSEILESNGSSSMASVCSGTLALMAGGVPISGAVSGIAMGLFSDEKGRFAVLSDIAGIEDHFGDMDFKLAGTKKGITAFQMDLKVNGLGLEVLQKAIEQAEVGRDHILGEMNKAISSVKGNLSENAPRITQKQIPKDRIGELIGPGGKMIRAIIEQSGSEISVDDSGKVTIASPSEESKEKAIAMIDGIFEEIEVGKIYDGVIKRIADFGAFVEILPGKEGLCHISKLDVKRVQSVRDIVSEGDKIKVKVISVDKMGKIDLSRKDVLLDN, encoded by the coding sequence ATGGCTACAGAGTTCACTGGTGTTTGGGGTAGAGATTCTATTACCCTAGAGACCGGCAAGTGGGCGAAACAAGCTCACGGGTCGGTTGTATACAAAACCGGAAATTTGGTCCTGCTTGCCACAGTTTGTGCGGCAGAGGAACCAAAAGAAGGACAAGATTTTTTCCCTCTTACATGCGAATACACTGAAAAAGCATACTCAGTCGGTCGTTTCCCAGGTGGATACTTCAAACGGGAAGCAAAACCCGCAGAACACGAAGTATTACTTTCTCGGATCCTAGATCGTCCGATTCGCCCAATGTTCCCAGAAGGTTACTTCTCGGAAGTACAACTTCTCGTTCAAGTTTTATCTGCAGACAAACAAGTTTCAGTCCAAGGCCATGCGATTAACGCAGCTTCGGCGGCACTTTCAGTTTCTTCCATTCCATTTGCAGGACCCATTGCGGGAGCAAGGATTGGTCGTATCGGTGGAGAGTTCATCCTCAATCCAACGAACGAAGAGATCACAAAGTCTGATTTGGACTTAGTGGTTGCAGGAACAAAAGATGCCATCGTCATGATTGAAGGGGAAGCAAGCGAAATCTCCAAAGAAGACATGATGGCAGCCCTTCGTTTTGCCCAAGAGCAACTGAAATTTGCTGTGGCAATGCAAGAAGAATTGGCGAAGAAACATGGAACTGTTAAAAAGGAAGTTGTTTTAAAAGCTCCTGACAAAGACCTCCATGCTAAAATTCGTGAATTCGCATTCGATCGTTTGACTCTTGCCAACAAAAATGCAGACAAAGCCAAACGGAACGACGACATCAAAGCCATTAACAAAGAAACGGTTGAACATTTTAAAACCTTACTGGCTCCAGAAGACAAAACAAAAGACATCAAACATTTTTTACATGAATTGGAATACGAAGTTGTCCGCGAACTCGTGCTAGGCGAAGGAATTCGTTTTGATGGCCGAAAAACGGACGAAATTCGACAAATCTCTTGTGAGATTGATGTCCTTCCTGGACCACATGGTTCGGCTGTTTTCACTAGGGGACAAACTCAGTCTCTTGGAGTGATGACACTCGGTACCACATCTGACAACCAACGATACGAAACACTCGAAGGTTCGAAAGAAAAGAACTTCATGTTACACTATAACTTCCCTGCATTTTCTGTGGGAGAAGTGAGACGTAACTCAGGCCCTGGAAGGCGTGAGATTGGTCACGGAAATTTAGCGGAACGAGCGATTAAAAAAGTCCTTCCGACACAAACTGAGTTTCCGTATGTGATCAGGTTAGTCTCTGAAATTTTAGAATCCAATGGATCTTCTTCCATGGCATCCGTTTGTTCGGGAACCCTTGCCCTAATGGCAGGTGGAGTTCCGATTTCGGGAGCCGTTTCTGGGATTGCGATGGGACTTTTCAGTGATGAAAAAGGTCGTTTTGCAGTCCTTTCGGACATCGCAGGGATTGAAGACCACTTCGGTGATATGGATTTCAAATTGGCAGGGACCAAAAAAGGGATCACTGCTTTCCAAATGGATCTCAAAGTCAATGGACTTGGTTTGGAAGTTTTACAAAAAGCCATCGAACAAGCTGAAGTGGGTCGTGACCATATCCTTGGTGAAATGAACAAAGCCATTTCTTCCGTGAAAGGGAATTTAAGTGAAAACGCTCCGCGTATCACTCAAAAACAAATTCCAAAAGATCGTATTGGAGAACTCATTGGCCCAGGTGGGAAAATGATCCGTGCCATCATCGAACAATCTGGTTCTGAAATTTCTGTGGATGATTCTGGAAAAGTAACCATTGCTTCTCCAAGTGAAGAGTCTAAAGAAAAAGCCATTGCTATGATCGATGGAATCTTTGAAGAAATTGAAGTGGGAAAAATCTACGATGGTGTCATCAAACGAATTGCTGACTTTGGTGCCTTTGTTGAAATTTTACCAGGAAAAGAAGGGCTTTGCCACATCTCGAAACTGGATGTGAAACGAGTACAATCTGTTCGTGACATTGTTTCCGAAGGAGACAAAATCAAAGTGAAAGTGATTTCCGTTGATAAAATGGGAAAAATTGATCTTTCACGAAAGGATGTCCTTTTAGACAACTAA
- a CDS encoding M16 family metallopeptidase, whose protein sequence is MVSVSECKRTVLPNGLTVLFQPMKHASSMGVGVFLKQGSLAESNSEHGYFHFLEHMLFKDTETRTSKEIAESIERVGGILNGSTGREYTQYYVVAIKNQAELAFEILSDMLFRPLFRKEDIQTEKGVIMEEMRSYEDAPDDFVYDYYFRNIFGKSPYGRDIIGTKTSVTGVTESSIRRFFEKHYFPKNMVISVSGNFTWEKVLDLTKKYFSFANPKGKNPTELLIPSPKKSYTKHLERRKIEQFHIMLGVNGSKRDYRTVTVAGLISTILGGGMASRLFQNIREKEGLCYSIYSFPSYYKTTGLFSISSATSKEKAARCVELILKELETITKHGFSKKELADAKSNQMGSIAIGYELPENRMNNIGLQEIYYGKYFSLEDRMRAIKSVTLEEINHVAKEMFGLEKVHLSCVGDMTESQFAKIPVQFGG, encoded by the coding sequence ATGGTTTCCGTCAGTGAATGCAAACGAACTGTTTTACCAAATGGTTTGACAGTCCTTTTCCAACCAATGAAACACGCATCCTCTATGGGGGTGGGTGTTTTTTTGAAACAAGGCAGTCTTGCCGAATCCAATTCCGAACATGGTTATTTTCACTTTTTAGAGCACATGCTCTTCAAAGATACGGAAACTCGTACAAGTAAGGAAATTGCCGAATCCATTGAGCGCGTGGGTGGGATCTTAAATGGATCTACTGGTCGGGAATACACACAATACTACGTCGTTGCCATCAAAAACCAAGCAGAACTTGCGTTTGAAATTTTATCCGATATGCTCTTTCGGCCACTCTTTCGCAAAGAAGACATCCAAACAGAAAAGGGTGTCATCATGGAAGAGATGCGTTCTTACGAGGATGCCCCTGATGATTTTGTTTATGATTATTACTTTCGTAATATATTTGGGAAATCACCTTACGGGCGTGATATCATTGGAACAAAAACATCAGTCACTGGTGTCACGGAATCCTCCATTCGTAGGTTTTTTGAAAAACATTATTTCCCGAAAAATATGGTCATCTCTGTATCTGGAAATTTTACTTGGGAAAAGGTTTTGGATCTTACCAAAAAATACTTTTCTTTTGCAAATCCAAAAGGAAAAAACCCAACGGAACTTTTGATCCCATCACCTAAAAAAAGTTATACGAAACATTTGGAGCGCCGTAAAATCGAACAGTTCCATATCATGCTTGGTGTCAATGGAAGTAAAAGGGACTATCGAACGGTAACTGTGGCAGGCCTTATCTCCACCATTCTTGGAGGGGGAATGGCCTCACGGCTTTTCCAAAATATCCGGGAAAAAGAAGGACTTTGTTATAGCATTTATAGTTTTCCATCTTATTACAAAACCACTGGTTTATTTTCGATCTCTTCTGCCACTTCCAAAGAAAAAGCGGCACGTTGTGTGGAACTCATCCTAAAGGAATTGGAAACCATTACCAAACATGGTTTTTCCAAAAAAGAACTCGCTGATGCGAAATCCAATCAAATGGGTTCGATTGCCATCGGGTATGAACTGCCTGAAAACCGAATGAATAATATTGGCCTCCAAGAAATTTATTATGGTAAATATTTTTCCTTGGAAGATCGGATGAGGGCAATCAAGTCAGTGACTTTGGAGGAAATCAATCATGTCGCCAAAGAGATGTTTGGTTTAGAAAAAGTCCATTTGTCTTGTGTAGGAGATATGACAGAAAGCCAATTTGCCAAAATCCCGGTCCAATTTGGCGGTTGA
- the dut gene encoding dUTP diphosphatase, with the protein MLEPENYLQIQILKEGAVLPEYKTPGAAGMDLSACLSENLLLPKGEVVLVPTGLAMAIPEGYEGQIRPRSGFSTKHRIIMPNSPGTIDSDYRGEILIPLLNLSGEDFVLKPGTRVAQLVIQAVSQLPIQVVTGLDATQRGTGGFGSTGK; encoded by the coding sequence ATGTTAGAACCCGAGAACTACCTCCAAATCCAAATCTTAAAAGAGGGAGCCGTCCTCCCAGAATACAAAACACCAGGGGCTGCTGGGATGGATCTCTCTGCTTGCCTCAGTGAAAACCTCCTCCTACCCAAGGGAGAAGTGGTACTCGTTCCCACAGGTTTAGCCATGGCAATCCCCGAAGGGTACGAAGGGCAAATTCGGCCACGAAGTGGGTTTTCCACAAAACACAGAATCATCATGCCCAATAGCCCCGGGACCATCGACTCTGACTACCGGGGTGAGATCCTCATCCCACTCCTCAATCTGAGTGGCGAGGATTTCGTGTTAAAACCAGGGACTCGTGTGGCCCAATTGGTGATCCAAGCCGTATCACAACTTCCCATCCAAGTGGTCACAGGCCTTGACGCAACGCAGCGCGGAACAGGTGGATTTGGGAGCACTGGAAAATAA
- the flgG gene encoding flagellar basal-body rod protein FlgG — MMRSLWTGATGMIAQQFHIDTVANNLANVNTTGFKKNRVDFEDLVYQHQVLAGTPATSVSEIPTGVNVGHGVKVAATQKLFEIGSFQATGNKLDLALTGEMAFFKIQMPDGTFSYSRDGSFKIDSNQQVVTSNGYLLEPPIILPENAILNTLMVSEEGEVTVKIGNDIRPTTIGQLELYRFVNPAGLQAVGKNLFRETVASGQEIPGMPSQEGYGSVLQGFLEMSNVKIVEEMVNMIVAQRAYESNSKTIQTSDNMLSTAIGLKR, encoded by the coding sequence ATGATGCGATCCCTTTGGACCGGTGCTACCGGGATGATTGCCCAACAATTCCACATTGATACTGTGGCAAACAACCTTGCCAACGTGAACACCACTGGTTTTAAAAAGAACCGTGTGGACTTCGAAGATCTAGTGTACCAACACCAAGTGCTTGCGGGAACTCCAGCTACCTCTGTTTCCGAAATTCCAACAGGTGTGAATGTGGGTCATGGTGTGAAAGTGGCCGCCACACAGAAGTTATTCGAAATTGGATCCTTCCAAGCCACAGGGAACAAACTAGACCTAGCCCTCACAGGTGAGATGGCATTCTTTAAAATCCAAATGCCTGATGGAACTTTCTCTTACTCCAGAGATGGGTCCTTTAAAATTGACTCCAACCAACAAGTGGTCACTTCTAACGGGTATTTACTCGAACCTCCCATCATCTTACCAGAAAATGCGATTTTAAATACACTCATGGTTTCCGAAGAAGGAGAAGTCACCGTTAAAATCGGAAACGACATTCGTCCGACAACGATTGGCCAATTAGAACTCTACCGCTTTGTGAACCCAGCAGGTCTCCAGGCAGTGGGGAAAAACTTATTCCGTGAAACGGTTGCCTCAGGCCAAGAGATCCCTGGTATGCCATCCCAAGAAGGGTATGGAAGTGTCCTGCAAGGATTTTTAGAAATGAGTAACGTCAAAATCGTAGAGGAGATGGTGAATATGATTGTGGCGCAAAGGGCTTACGAATCCAATTCCAAAACCATCCAAACCTCGGATAACATGCTTTCGACGGCGATAGGACTGAAACGTTAA
- the flgA gene encoding flagellar basal body P-ring formation chaperone FlgA — MKQWIFFLFSLVLCLPVLANKEDNRLYLKPKTIVGSGEIRLSEFTNWKGNWNPVVFLNLKEPIVLEPEAIAERITSLYAKEWGTSLSFSVMGKEGILLPKTALLTKKELEESLWKDLDSASKHSLGEIGERFRISSEKDSFPIISGTSAVWRYSGRSLHAGKRLFPLDFYFAGKLVHSESVPFLIEEKKQAYFTKREIPSKTILTDEDVEVRSFFSADSLREYTDENPVGKTALNGFLPDTAIEKKQVRTLHTIERGQEVELVYTVGNLLLKIKTRALASGNRGEEIPLLNLASQKTIRARVQNEGVCLLEER; from the coding sequence ATGAAACAGTGGATTTTTTTTCTTTTTAGTTTGGTACTTTGTTTACCAGTTTTGGCAAACAAAGAAGACAATCGATTGTATCTCAAACCCAAAACCATTGTGGGATCGGGAGAGATACGTTTGTCTGAATTTACCAATTGGAAAGGAAATTGGAATCCTGTTGTTTTTTTGAATCTAAAAGAGCCCATTGTCTTAGAACCGGAAGCCATTGCCGAAAGGATCACGTCATTGTATGCAAAAGAATGGGGCACCTCTCTTTCCTTTTCTGTGATGGGTAAAGAAGGAATTTTACTCCCAAAAACTGCCTTACTAACCAAAAAAGAATTAGAAGAATCTTTATGGAAAGATTTAGACAGCGCAAGTAAACATTCCTTAGGTGAGATTGGGGAAAGGTTTCGGATCAGTTCCGAAAAAGATTCTTTTCCAATCATTTCAGGAACCTCAGCTGTTTGGCGTTATTCGGGAAGATCCTTACATGCAGGAAAACGTCTTTTTCCCTTGGATTTTTATTTTGCTGGGAAATTGGTTCACTCGGAATCCGTTCCATTCCTCATCGAAGAAAAGAAACAAGCTTACTTCACCAAACGAGAGATCCCATCCAAAACAATCCTGACAGATGAAGATGTAGAAGTTAGGTCCTTTTTTTCGGCAGACTCACTTAGGGAATATACAGACGAAAATCCTGTGGGAAAAACAGCTCTGAATGGATTTTTACCAGACACTGCCATTGAAAAAAAACAAGTGCGAACCCTTCATACCATTGAACGTGGACAAGAAGTGGAACTTGTGTATACAGTTGGCAATTTACTTTTAAAGATCAAAACAAGGGCACTCGCTTCAGGAAATCGTGGCGAAGAGATCCCACTTCTCAATTTGGCTTCCCAAAAAACCATCAGAGCTCGCGTTCAAAATGAAGGTGTATGCCTTTTGGAAGAGAGATAA
- a CDS encoding flagellar basal body L-ring protein FlgH, whose amino-acid sequence MDFLIHSCISIRANLVYRVCLAFVLCFVFLGFVGSPSGIQFFSNLHAESLWKDKDPYSYPKTIQPGTVVKVVLKNGLRVEYESEYKATFDNDIKTVPDKKLVPDLPNYTANSTYMRSKVGKSKSQGKVVGVMAVLVTGVDPGTGNLELEGSRVFNLSEERVNIRLSGTISPEDLDKNRFIASDLIANLRVEYQGTLNPKELNNPDIQMKRITNPDGSVTEKAELSDKEKQEIILKNIKRLLGESE is encoded by the coding sequence ATGGACTTCCTCATTCATTCTTGCATTTCCATTCGTGCAAATTTGGTGTATCGTGTTTGTTTGGCATTCGTCCTTTGTTTTGTCTTCCTTGGATTCGTTGGTTCACCTTCTGGTATTCAATTCTTTTCTAATTTACATGCAGAATCCCTATGGAAAGACAAAGATCCTTATTCTTATCCCAAAACCATCCAACCAGGTACTGTGGTGAAAGTAGTGTTAAAGAATGGTCTCCGAGTCGAATATGAATCCGAATACAAAGCGACCTTCGATAATGATATCAAAACCGTTCCTGATAAAAAATTAGTCCCAGACCTCCCTAATTATACAGCAAACTCTACTTATATGAGATCGAAAGTGGGGAAATCCAAATCGCAAGGAAAAGTTGTGGGAGTCATGGCAGTTCTAGTGACGGGAGTTGATCCTGGAACAGGAAACTTGGAACTCGAAGGAAGCCGAGTGTTTAATTTGTCTGAAGAGAGAGTTAACATACGTTTGTCGGGAACCATATCTCCGGAAGATTTAGATAAAAATCGATTCATCGCAAGTGATCTCATTGCCAATTTGAGAGTGGAATACCAAGGCACTTTAAATCCCAAAGAATTAAACAATCCTGATATCCAAATGAAGCGGATCACAAATCCAGATGGATCTGTCACAGAAAAAGCAGAACTGTCAGACAAAGAAAAACAAGAAATCATTTTGAAAAATATCAAACGTCTCTTAGGGGAAAGTGAGTAA